Proteins from a genomic interval of Cydia amplana chromosome 8, ilCydAmpl1.1, whole genome shotgun sequence:
- the LOC134650238 gene encoding twinfilin → MSHQTGIQANEDLKKYFNKCRDGKIRVMKISIENEQLTLAKKEPVKGTWEQDFEKYLPSLIVEDMPCYMLYRFDSTNSLGHEWLLLSWSPDSAAVRHKMLYASTKATLKQEFGSAHIKDEMHATTKEEVSLKGYKAHLRGISAPAPLTEREEALKELRQTDHSTNYSTDSRQSTMGGVSFPITEAAEQAIVDLQRGSYNYIQFKIDLEEEKIHLSKAAIIPVVSLPEQVPSDQARYHLYVFKHSHEGDHMDSIVFIYSMPGYSCSIKERMLYSSCKGQFLDIIEKIGVVVEKRIEIDDGKELTEEFLYEEIHPKRNLHRPAFAKPKGPPNRGAKRITKSQPQQ, encoded by the exons ATGTCTCATCAAACGGGTATTCAAG CTAATGAAGACCTGAAAAAGTATTTCAACAAATGTAGGGATGGAAAAATACGCGTCATGAAAATTAGTATAGAAAATG AACAGTTGACTCTTGCCAAAAAAGAGCCAGTGAAAGGGACTTGGGAACAGGACTTTGAGAAATATCTACCTTCACTGATTGTGGAAGATATGCCCTGCTACATGTTATATAG GTTCGACTCCACAAACTCTCTGGGCCACGAGTGGTTGCTTCTCAGCTGGTCTCCGGACTCGGCGGCAGTCCGGCACAAGATGCTGTACGCCTCCACTAAAGCCACACTCAAGCAGGAGTTTGGCTCTGCACATATAAAGGACGAGATGCATGCTACTACCAAG gagGAAGTATCTCTGAAAGGCTACAAGGCGCACTTGAGAGGCATcagcgcgccggcgccgctgACGGAAAGGGAAGAGGCATTGAAAGAACTCCGGCAGACCGACCACAGCACAAACTACAGCACCGACTCTAG GCAATCGACTATGGGCGGCGTTTCGTTTCCAATCACGGAAGCGGCCGAACAAGCCATAGTGGATCTACAGAGGGGTTCCTACAACTACATACAGTTTAAAATCG ATTTAGAAGAAGAAAAGATCCACCTATCGAAAGCCGCAATCATTCCTGTAGTGAGCCTGCCCGAGCAGGTGCCGAGCGACCAGGCGAGGTATCACTTATACGTCTTCAAGCACAGCCACGAGGGAGACCACATGGATAGCATAG TGTTCATCTACTCGATGCCCGGTTACAGCTGTTCTATCAAAGAGAGGATGCTGTATTCCAGCTGCAAAGGACAGTTCCTAGACATCATAGAGAAAATCGGAGTTGTGGTAGAAAAACGa ATTGAAATCGACGACGGCAAAGAGCTGACCGAAGAGTTCCTATACGAGGAGATCCACCCCAAGCGCAACCTTCACCGCCCCGCCTTCGCCAAGCCCAAGGGCCCGCCCAACCGGGGGGCTAAACGTATCACCAAGTCGCAGCCCCAGCAGTAA